One window from the genome of Pseudonocardia hierapolitana encodes:
- a CDS encoding MSMEG_0569 family flavin-dependent oxidoreductase produces the protein MSESTTELTSWGTPRVPFPARVPVAVVGAGQAGLAMSWCLRREGIAHVVLERDTIAHEWSDARWDSFCLVTPNWQCRLPGWPYRGDDPDGFMVRDEIVAYVRGYAASFDPPVLEHTPVEQLEPGPDGGFVLTTPAGTLTAGRVVLATGGYHRPVVPGWAERLPERIVQVHSARYRSPQQLPPGEVLVVGSGQSGAQIAEDLHLAGRTVHLAVGRAPRIARFYRGRDMVAWLHDMGHYDMPVEQHRDGEAARLGTNHYVTGRDGGRDIDLRAFARDGMHLYGRLAGVHRGTLTFADDLAADLDAADRVSENAKDLVDRHVAAEGIAAPTEPRYEPVWAPGPDHPTTLDAERIGAVVWCTGFRSDWGWVRVPAFDGRGYPTHSRGVTSVPGLSVLGLPWLHTWGSGRFSGIARDAEHLAEHIAAELQPALAAAG, from the coding sequence GTGTCTGAGTCGACCACGGAGCTCACGAGCTGGGGGACACCCCGCGTCCCGTTCCCCGCGCGGGTCCCGGTGGCCGTCGTCGGCGCCGGTCAGGCCGGGCTCGCCATGTCCTGGTGCCTGCGGAGGGAGGGGATCGCACACGTCGTGCTGGAGCGCGACACGATCGCGCACGAGTGGTCCGATGCCCGCTGGGACAGCTTCTGCCTGGTCACGCCGAACTGGCAGTGCCGGCTGCCGGGGTGGCCCTACCGCGGTGACGACCCGGACGGATTCATGGTCCGCGACGAGATCGTCGCCTACGTGCGCGGCTACGCCGCCTCGTTCGACCCGCCCGTCCTCGAGCACACCCCCGTCGAGCAGCTGGAGCCCGGCCCCGACGGCGGGTTCGTCCTCACGACCCCCGCCGGGACGCTCACGGCGGGCCGGGTGGTGCTCGCCACCGGCGGCTACCACCGTCCCGTCGTGCCCGGATGGGCCGAGCGGCTGCCCGAGCGGATCGTGCAGGTGCACTCCGCGCGCTACCGCAGCCCGCAGCAGCTCCCGCCGGGTGAGGTGCTCGTGGTCGGCAGCGGGCAGTCCGGCGCGCAGATCGCCGAGGACCTGCACCTCGCCGGCCGCACCGTGCACCTCGCAGTGGGGCGCGCACCCCGGATCGCCCGCTTCTACCGCGGCCGGGACATGGTGGCGTGGCTGCACGACATGGGCCACTACGACATGCCCGTCGAGCAGCACCGCGACGGCGAGGCGGCCCGGCTGGGCACCAACCACTACGTCACCGGCCGCGACGGCGGGCGCGACATCGACCTGCGCGCGTTCGCCCGCGACGGCATGCACCTCTACGGCCGGCTCGCCGGGGTGCACCGGGGCACGCTCACCTTCGCCGACGACCTCGCCGCCGATCTCGACGCCGCGGACCGCGTCAGCGAGAACGCGAAGGACCTGGTGGACCGGCACGTCGCCGCGGAGGGCATCGCCGCGCCCACCGAACCGCGCTACGAGCCGGTGTGGGCGCCCGGCCCGGACCACCCGACCACGCTCGACGCCGAGCGGATCGGCGCGGTCGTCTGGTGCACGGGGTTCCGCAGCGACTGGGGTTGGGTGCGCGTGCCCGCCTTCGACGGGCGCGGCTACCCCACCCACTCCCGGGGCGTCACCAGCGTGCCCGGGCTGTCGGTTCTCGGCCTGCCGTGGCTGCACACTTGGGGATCGGGTCGCTTCTCCGGGATCGCCCGCGACGCCGAGCACCTCGCGGAGCACATCGCCGCCGAACTGCAGCCGGCACTGGCGGCGGCCGGATGA